A single region of the Thermococcus paralvinellae genome encodes:
- the trmBL2 gene encoding HTH-type transcriptional regulator TrmBL2: MAKDRMVELLQEHFELNLYEARAYVALVAFGVLTPAELASVSEVPAPRTYDVLRSLEKKGFAISQPGKVNKYRPVHPKNILEKFIEEWQERVKEELEAKKKAKEELLELMTPLIETEIPKYGVERVWVVRGIRNSTLKTKEMLEGVQKEILLADDGYVAINLEDDIIKAIERGITVKIVVTKQILPRLQASKLMDYYKNGKFELKVIDNLELPMLICDEEVFFALEDMAARYFNYETQVWIKDFRVVSLFRGKFNEYWEKATKV; the protein is encoded by the coding sequence ATGGCAAAAGATAGGATGGTAGAACTTTTACAAGAACATTTTGAATTGAACTTATATGAAGCAAGAGCATATGTTGCCTTAGTTGCGTTTGGCGTTCTTACTCCAGCAGAGTTGGCAAGCGTTTCTGAAGTCCCAGCGCCAAGAACTTACGATGTGTTGAGGAGCCTGGAGAAGAAAGGTTTTGCAATCAGCCAACCAGGCAAGGTCAACAAATACAGGCCAGTTCATCCAAAGAACATTCTCGAGAAGTTCATTGAGGAATGGCAGGAAAGAGTTAAAGAAGAACTTGAAGCAAAGAAGAAGGCAAAGGAAGAGTTGCTCGAACTTATGACACCATTGATAGAGACAGAGATTCCAAAGTATGGTGTTGAGAGAGTTTGGGTTGTCAGGGGAATCAGAAACTCAACTCTCAAGACAAAGGAAATGCTTGAAGGAGTTCAAAAGGAGATACTCCTTGCAGATGATGGTTATGTCGCAATAAACCTTGAAGATGACATCATTAAGGCCATTGAAAGGGGTATTACTGTCAAAATTGTTGTTACCAAGCAGATACTTCCAAGACTACAAGCATCAAAACTCATGGACTACTACAAGAACGGAAAGTTTGAGCTTAAGGTTATTGACAACCTTGAACTACCAATGCTAATCTGTGATGAGGAAGTGTTCTTTGCATTAGAGGACATGGCTGCTAGATACTTCAACTATGAGACCCAAGTCTGGATTAAGGACTTCAGAGTTGTCAGCCTCTTTAGAGGAAAGTTCAATGAATATTGGGAGAAGGCAACAAAAGTTTGA
- a CDS encoding winged helix-turn-helix domain-containing protein, whose amino-acid sequence MKHLKILNVLKERELTTSEISKETKMPLAEVRKILLRLVEQGKVESLQKEGKILWRIKQKTPEEEKFKYV is encoded by the coding sequence ATGAAGCATTTAAAGATTTTAAATGTCCTTAAAGAGAGGGAATTAACAACGTCAGAAATATCAAAGGAAACAAAGATGCCTCTTGCGGAGGTCAGGAAGATATTACTCAGACTAGTAGAGCAAGGAAAAGTCGAGAGCCTTCAGAAAGAAGGCAAGATTCTTTGGAGAATCAAGCAAAAAACTCCTGAAGAAGAGAAATTTAAATATGTATAG
- a CDS encoding Sjogren's syndrome/scleroderma autoantigen 1 family protein, protein MTLSDEEIRKIITPLLFSGAKMLDKHCPKCGSPLFELNGRAFCPVCEHREKQRKAELKGIEQILMERLKILANNLPNDIEELEKHLKVMEKIIDILERYKKLEGTK, encoded by the coding sequence ATGACATTAAGTGATGAGGAAATCAGAAAAATAATAACCCCACTACTATTTTCTGGAGCAAAGATGCTTGATAAACACTGTCCTAAATGTGGTTCCCCTCTTTTTGAGCTCAATGGAAGAGCTTTCTGCCCTGTGTGCGAGCATAGGGAAAAGCAAAGAAAAGCTGAGTTGAAAGGAATTGAGCAAATATTAATGGAAAGGCTAAAGATATTAGCAAACAATTTACCCAATGATATCGAAGAACTCGAAAAGCACTTAAAAGTTATGGAAAAGATAATTGACATCTTAGAAAGATATAAAAAACTGGAGGGTACGAAATGA
- a CDS encoding arginase family protein, protein MVTFIPFGERPNREGVMYVLNLLRKNKLIDEYMIVESNTIELLSERLPVDKAYIIGEHLATYGIVQKLKPRAVISIDAHTDLMHDYLDHGSWLAYALEKRVIEKASVVGPVLMIPTTEGTELWTRRVKIFPALPRSRKTRGKWKAYKSLKNHPIEEIIKDVKKYLGEEIYLTVDLDVLLPEYKIASFQHGELTLEELLNILEEIKKNFKIIAFDIAEISDKIKRSRLGKKALIDVFQLLSGE, encoded by the coding sequence ATGGTTACATTTATTCCATTTGGGGAAAGGCCAAATAGAGAGGGTGTCATGTATGTTCTCAACCTTCTACGAAAGAATAAACTTATTGATGAATACATGATTGTTGAGTCAAATACCATTGAATTACTTTCTGAAAGATTGCCCGTAGATAAGGCATATATAATTGGGGAGCACCTTGCGACTTATGGTATAGTCCAAAAGCTCAAACCGAGAGCAGTTATAAGCATAGATGCCCATACCGATTTAATGCATGATTATCTAGATCATGGTTCTTGGCTTGCATATGCCCTCGAAAAAAGAGTAATTGAAAAGGCCTCCGTTGTTGGTCCTGTTTTGATGATACCCACTACAGAGGGAACTGAGCTGTGGACGAGGAGAGTTAAAATATTCCCTGCTTTACCTAGAAGCAGAAAAACAAGGGGCAAATGGAAAGCGTATAAAAGTCTGAAAAACCATCCAATAGAGGAAATAATCAAAGATGTAAAGAAATATCTTGGGGAGGAAATTTATCTCACCGTTGATTTAGACGTTTTGTTGCCTGAATATAAAATTGCTAGCTTTCAGCATGGCGAACTCACATTAGAAGAACTTCTTAACATTCTCGAAGAAATTAAAAAGAACTTTAAGATTATAGCATTTGACATAGCGGAGATTTCAGACAAGATAAAGCGTTCACGTCTGGGGAAGAAAGCACTAATTGATGTGTTTCAATTACTGAGTGGTGAGTGA
- the hxlAB gene encoding bifunctional 3-hexulose-6-phosphate synthase/6-phospho-3-hexuloisomerase → MILQVALDLTDIEQAISIAEKAARGGAHWLEVGTPLIKKEGMRAVELMKRRFPDRKIVADLKTMDTGALEVEMAARHGADVVSILGVADDKTIKDALAVARKYGVKVMVDLIGVKDKVKRAKELEKMGVHYILVHTGIDEQAQGKSPLEDLEKVVKAVKIPVAVAGGLNLETIPKVIELGATIIIVGGAITKAGDPEETTRRIIDLFWGEYMQTIRKAMHDIIEHIDHVADALRLEEVRGMVDAMIGANKIFIYGAGRSGLVGKAFAMRLMHLDFDVYVVGETITPAFEEGDLLIAISGSGETRTIVDAAEIAKRQGGKVVAITSYKNSTLGKLADVVVEIPGRAKTDVPTDYIARQMLTQYKWIAPMGTLFEDSTMVFLDGIIALLMATFQKTEKDMKRKHATLE, encoded by the coding sequence ATGATTCTGCAAGTTGCCCTAGATTTAACTGATATTGAACAAGCTATTTCTATAGCAGAAAAAGCTGCTCGTGGTGGCGCTCACTGGCTTGAGGTTGGAACCCCCCTTATTAAAAAAGAAGGAATGCGAGCAGTTGAACTAATGAAGAGACGCTTTCCAGATAGGAAGATAGTCGCAGACCTAAAGACAATGGATACCGGAGCTTTAGAAGTTGAGATGGCTGCAAGACATGGGGCGGATGTTGTCTCTATTCTTGGCGTTGCTGATGACAAAACAATAAAAGATGCACTTGCAGTTGCAAGAAAATATGGAGTAAAAGTTATGGTAGACTTAATAGGCGTTAAGGACAAAGTTAAGAGAGCAAAAGAGCTTGAAAAAATGGGAGTTCATTATATCCTGGTTCACACAGGAATAGATGAGCAAGCCCAAGGAAAAAGTCCACTTGAAGACTTAGAAAAAGTCGTTAAAGCAGTTAAAATACCAGTTGCAGTTGCGGGAGGATTGAACTTAGAAACAATTCCCAAAGTTATTGAGTTAGGTGCAACTATAATCATCGTTGGAGGAGCAATTACTAAGGCGGGAGACCCCGAGGAGACAACAAGGAGAATAATTGACCTCTTCTGGGGTGAATACATGCAGACAATAAGAAAGGCAATGCATGATATAATCGAACATATTGATCACGTTGCCGATGCTCTCAGGCTTGAGGAAGTTAGAGGAATGGTTGATGCAATGATTGGAGCTAATAAGATTTTTATATATGGTGCTGGAAGGAGTGGATTAGTTGGCAAAGCATTCGCCATGAGACTGATGCACCTTGACTTTGATGTTTATGTTGTTGGTGAAACTATAACTCCAGCTTTTGAAGAGGGTGATTTGCTGATAGCGATAAGTGGAAGCGGTGAGACAAGGACTATAGTTGATGCGGCTGAGATTGCAAAAAGGCAGGGTGGAAAAGTTGTTGCAATAACTTCATATAAGAATTCGACACTCGGCAAGTTAGCTGATGTTGTAGTTGAGATTCCGGGAAGAGCTAAGACTGATGTTCCAACTGACTACATAGCCAGGCAGATGCTAACCCAGTACAAGTGGATAGCTCCAATGGGAACCTTATTTGAAGATTCAACAATGGTATTTTTGGATGGAATAATTGCACTTTTAATGGCAACATTCCAGAAAACCGAAAAGGATATGAAGAGAAAACATGCGACCTTAGAATAG
- a CDS encoding TIGR02253 family HAD-type hydrolase, which translates to MEAILFDIDETLLTERPLMMLFLPQVYEEIAKKLGIRKEDARIRFLKEIMSRKDTYEWHDWNFFFRLFNLNLRYEELLTAYPHKIHVFQDVKPTLEWLKEKGYKLGVITSGPEYQRLKLRIAKLDNYFDAIVTREDVKTIKPDPKIFLYALEKLKVEPSEAIMIGDSLQQDVYGAKNVGMIAVWINRGNEKGYNFADYEIRTLHELRKILGGLE; encoded by the coding sequence ATGGAGGCAATTCTATTTGACATAGACGAGACACTCTTGACAGAAAGACCCTTGATGATGCTCTTCCTTCCTCAAGTCTATGAAGAGATTGCAAAAAAGCTTGGGATTAGAAAAGAAGATGCCAGGATTAGATTTCTCAAAGAGATAATGAGCCGAAAAGATACCTACGAATGGCATGATTGGAACTTTTTCTTCAGACTTTTTAACTTGAATTTAAGGTATGAAGAGCTTTTAACTGCTTACCCACATAAGATTCATGTATTCCAAGATGTGAAGCCAACTTTAGAATGGCTGAAGGAAAAGGGATACAAACTTGGGGTTATCACAAGCGGCCCTGAATATCAAAGGCTCAAGCTTAGGATAGCGAAGCTTGATAATTATTTTGATGCAATTGTTACAAGAGAAGACGTGAAAACAATAAAGCCCGATCCTAAGATATTCCTTTATGCTTTAGAAAAGCTTAAAGTTGAACCTAGTGAGGCAATAATGATTGGTGACAGCCTGCAACAAGATGTTTATGGCGCAAAGAATGTTGGAATGATTGCTGTCTGGATTAATAGGGGTAATGAGAAGGGATATAATTTTGCTGATTACGAAATTAGAACCCTTCATGAATTAAGAAAAATCCTGGGGGGTTTAGAATGA
- a CDS encoding DUF4392 domain-containing protein: MIAHIINTDIYGRGILKVYLEYRLQNFNFLKNAAKLLLDNSEKVLIVSSFPIPPMNICETDGPLGALALYKAVERIGGKAEIWAHEQVKKALKPFKVTLVENPAIEDYSILVSVETAGRSKDGDYYSMSGLRMLTPPFDELFLKAKNIGVPTIGIGDGGNEIGMGKIRHLIEKHIPLGEKIATIVETDELIVSAVSNWGAYGLVAQVSLEIGENLLKDWDERKNLEVIVSAGLIDGIVKKPVMSVDGLSVEIHEKIVELLKETVNYQL, from the coding sequence ATGATAGCTCATATAATAAACACTGATATTTATGGCAGAGGAATTCTGAAAGTCTATTTGGAATATCGTCTTCAGAATTTTAATTTTTTAAAAAATGCTGCAAAACTACTTCTAGATAATTCAGAGAAAGTCCTAATTGTCTCGAGCTTTCCAATCCCCCCAATGAATATTTGTGAAACTGACGGACCTCTGGGAGCTTTGGCACTTTACAAAGCTGTTGAGAGAATTGGGGGCAAAGCCGAAATCTGGGCACATGAGCAAGTAAAGAAAGCTCTGAAGCCTTTTAAAGTGACATTGGTAGAGAACCCGGCAATTGAAGATTATTCTATTCTTGTAAGTGTAGAGACAGCCGGAAGAAGTAAAGACGGGGATTATTACTCAATGAGTGGGCTTAGGATGTTGACTCCTCCATTCGATGAACTCTTTCTGAAAGCAAAAAATATTGGTGTTCCTACCATCGGGATTGGAGATGGCGGCAACGAAATAGGTATGGGAAAGATTAGGCATCTCATTGAAAAACACATTCCTCTTGGAGAAAAGATTGCAACCATAGTTGAGACCGATGAGCTCATAGTTTCTGCAGTCTCTAATTGGGGAGCTTACGGATTGGTTGCTCAGGTTTCACTTGAAATTGGAGAGAATCTTCTTAAGGATTGGGATGAACGAAAGAACTTGGAAGTCATAGTTTCTGCTGGATTAATTGATGGCATAGTTAAGAAACCTGTTATGAGTGTTGATGGATTAAGTGTCGAAATTCATGAAAAAATCGTTGAGCTTTTAAAGGAAACGGTGAATTATCAGCTTTAG
- a CDS encoding HD domain-containing protein: MKIEEFIKDEKSLAIIKKTEEFARNFFEREGTHGFSHTERVLALCMHIGEKEDADLEVLALAALLHDIARPLESKGKIDDHAKEGAKIAKRFLEGLGYEKADQVAHAIEAHRFSRPPEPQTLEAKILSDADKLDAIGAIGIARVFMYSGEHGRSIEYSLKHFEEKILKLKDLMYTKTAKEIALERHKYVEEFIERIRKEIEGEL; the protein is encoded by the coding sequence ATGAAAATCGAAGAATTCATAAAAGATGAAAAGAGTTTAGCTATAATCAAAAAGACTGAAGAATTTGCCAGAAACTTTTTTGAAAGGGAAGGCACACATGGATTTTCACACACTGAAAGAGTTCTTGCACTCTGCATGCATATTGGAGAGAAAGAAGATGCAGATTTGGAAGTTTTGGCCTTAGCTGCCCTCTTGCATGATATAGCAAGACCACTTGAAAGCAAAGGGAAAATTGACGATCATGCCAAAGAAGGAGCAAAAATCGCTAAACGCTTCCTTGAAGGATTGGGATATGAAAAAGCTGACCAAGTTGCCCATGCAATTGAAGCTCATCGCTTTTCAAGACCGCCAGAACCACAGACACTGGAAGCAAAAATCCTCAGCGATGCAGACAAGCTTGACGCAATAGGAGCAATAGGAATTGCGAGGGTCTTCATGTATTCCGGTGAACATGGAAGGAGCATAGAGTATTCCCTTAAGCACTTTGAGGAGAAAATTCTGAAGCTTAAAGATTTGATGTATACAAAAACTGCTAAAGAAATAGCACTTGAAAGACACAAATATGTCGAGGAGTTTATAGAAAGAATTAGGAAGGAAATCGAGGGGGAACTTTAA
- a CDS encoding KH domain-containing protein gives MKAPICEVCLKTDDILCPADEKKLQEGVISELDVKIARLLYKLLGDADIEFKRAVEAGDLIVIMVGEGDVPLTIGKGGKNIKLLMRELGKRIRVIEGREIKGTDDVKKLATDLFYPASIFGVNVVYKPNGGQYYKVLVLQRDKNKLPEKPEVLENILTQITGKDAKITFI, from the coding sequence ATGAAAGCACCAATCTGTGAGGTTTGTTTGAAAACTGACGACATTCTATGTCCGGCAGATGAAAAAAAGCTGCAGGAGGGGGTTATTTCTGAGCTTGACGTTAAAATTGCAAGATTGCTCTACAAGCTCTTGGGGGATGCGGACATAGAGTTCAAGAGAGCTGTTGAAGCTGGTGACTTAATCGTAATCATGGTTGGCGAGGGAGATGTTCCGCTTACAATTGGCAAGGGTGGAAAGAACATCAAGCTTCTCATGAGGGAACTAGGGAAAAGGATTAGGGTAATAGAAGGTAGGGAAATTAAAGGAACAGACGACGTTAAAAAACTTGCAACCGACCTCTTTTATCCAGCAAGCATATTTGGGGTTAACGTAGTCTACAAGCCAAACGGTGGACAGTACTACAAGGTCTTAGTTCTCCAGAGAGATAAGAACAAGCTTCCAGAGAAACCTGAGGTTTTGGAGAACATCTTGACCCAAATCACAGGGAAAGATGCCAAAATTACTTTCATTTGA
- the aspS gene encoding aspartate--tRNA(Asn) ligase, with the protein MYRTHYSSQITEELNGQKVKVAGWVYEVKDLGGIKFLWIRDREGIVQVTAPKKKVGEEIFKLIPKLNSEDVVAVEGIVNFTPKAKLGFEIIPEKLEVLSKAETPLPLDPTGKVKAELDTRLDNRFIDLRKPEVMAIFKIRSNVFKAVREFFYNEGFIEIHTPKIIATATEGGTELFPMKYFEKDAFLAQSPQLYKQIMMASGLDKVFEIAPIFRAEEHNTTRHLNEAWSIDAEIAFIENENEVMQVLERLVAYAINYVREHNEKELKILNFELEEPKLPFRRITYTEALEILKDLGKEIPWGEDIDTEGEKLLGRYVKENYDEDLYFIYQYPSEAKPFYIMKYDDNPKISRAFDLEYRGVEITSGGQREHRYEVLKQQIAEKGLNVESFEFYLKAFRYGMPPHGGFGLGAERLIKQMLNLSNIREVILFPRDRKRLTP; encoded by the coding sequence ATGTATAGAACCCACTATTCAAGTCAAATAACTGAGGAACTTAACGGACAAAAAGTTAAAGTTGCGGGTTGGGTTTACGAAGTCAAAGACCTTGGAGGAATTAAGTTCCTCTGGATTAGGGACAGGGAAGGGATTGTTCAGGTAACAGCTCCTAAAAAGAAAGTTGGTGAAGAGATTTTCAAATTAATTCCAAAGCTAAATAGCGAAGATGTTGTTGCTGTTGAGGGGATAGTGAACTTTACACCCAAAGCTAAATTAGGATTTGAGATAATACCCGAAAAGCTTGAAGTTCTCTCAAAGGCTGAAACACCTCTCCCACTTGATCCAACAGGAAAAGTTAAAGCAGAGCTAGACACAAGATTAGACAACCGCTTTATTGACTTAAGAAAGCCGGAAGTCATGGCAATTTTCAAAATCCGTTCAAATGTCTTTAAAGCCGTGAGAGAGTTCTTTTATAACGAGGGCTTCATAGAGATACACACTCCAAAAATTATAGCTACCGCCACAGAAGGTGGAACAGAGCTGTTCCCTATGAAATATTTTGAAAAAGATGCGTTCTTAGCTCAGTCTCCACAACTTTACAAGCAGATAATGATGGCCTCTGGTTTGGACAAAGTTTTTGAAATTGCTCCGATATTTAGAGCGGAGGAGCACAACACTACAAGACATTTAAATGAAGCATGGAGCATTGATGCGGAGATTGCCTTTATAGAGAATGAGAATGAAGTTATGCAAGTACTAGAACGCTTAGTAGCATATGCAATCAACTATGTAAGGGAACACAATGAGAAAGAACTTAAGATCCTCAACTTTGAACTCGAAGAGCCAAAGCTTCCATTTAGAAGGATAACATATACGGAGGCACTTGAAATTCTCAAAGATTTAGGCAAAGAAATCCCTTGGGGAGAGGATATAGATACTGAGGGAGAGAAGCTCCTCGGCAGATACGTTAAGGAGAACTATGATGAAGATCTGTATTTCATCTATCAATATCCAAGTGAGGCCAAACCATTTTACATTATGAAATATGACGACAATCCAAAGATTTCAAGAGCATTTGATTTAGAATACAGAGGTGTCGAAATAACCTCTGGTGGTCAGAGAGAACACCGCTATGAAGTTCTTAAGCAGCAGATAGCGGAGAAAGGATTAAACGTTGAGAGCTTTGAGTTCTATTTAAAGGCCTTTAGATATGGAATGCCACCACATGGAGGTTTCGGCCTAGGTGCTGAAAGACTAATTAAGCAGATGCTAAACTTGAGTAATATCAGAGAGGTTATATTATTCCCAAGAGATAGAAAAAGATTGACACCATAA
- a CDS encoding COG1361 family protein, with the protein MRRMALMLIGLLLLSTAPAVKSVSVPEYAGLSLIELGLKDSVVFGAYEIKFTDVDPYWTKAALDIYENGVKKGTAVLGLGDSYYYPSSTNPLLRITLKWTQVDKKTILIAIDSPLIKIASGKKLNEGESYTLPTGFPSIKIKLVDAYSSSAKFTIYLPYTTITKTVNENDGFGIAYKLTDGVSYYPYVFVFLKDSVDNNYVTVDIYVPKYAATKLEIKKATAEETPTETVVEPTELVYNDILYVGEILTINYNSTTYKLRLNSIGYYSSLSLFDKNNKPLETFTVRSGSSYTSKKAPIRVEIPPDGFELYNRTHIKIYAPSGAEVPPIIREAKIKVDLSTNVKEMLLNGEELIVFVNVENQGRGKAFDVKVIAPLPNNFELKSGIGTWSLKTLDSFTKMPILVYTLKPTQVGKYDLGKVKVEYYNEAGQKKIVTSNEVKGIVVYSIPEISLSAEAFNGTWSNYITTEEKSIKLRFKISAAKGNPEFEFIKNATLQVILPDSIDGETTIKIGDIKAGEEKIVEGQYIILKQAVSIIGAKLKYQDPLGNWHEKYFGNLVIVNSIPPKVIVKENIVKVYPKPEELPGYIKKTLSTLKDPMPLAQAIENVTVNYLPKKPDYRTPLIVTLLILVVVLGAMTVNYKNKYEIVKDKLERRKKRPGGLPKKEEEEQEVKTSEVEKEEVL; encoded by the coding sequence ATGAGAAGGATGGCTTTAATGTTGATCGGATTGTTGCTTTTATCAACAGCTCCAGCTGTAAAATCCGTATCTGTTCCAGAATACGCAGGATTAAGTCTAATTGAGCTTGGTTTAAAGGATTCTGTTGTTTTTGGAGCATATGAAATCAAGTTCACTGACGTTGACCCATACTGGACGAAGGCAGCTTTGGACATTTACGAGAATGGTGTCAAAAAGGGAACAGCCGTTCTAGGATTGGGGGATAGTTATTACTATCCGAGCTCTACAAATCCTCTCTTAAGGATTACATTAAAGTGGACTCAAGTAGATAAGAAAACAATCCTAATTGCAATTGATTCTCCCCTAATTAAAATTGCTTCAGGCAAAAAACTCAATGAAGGTGAATCATATACTCTTCCAACAGGATTTCCTAGTATAAAGATAAAGCTTGTTGATGCATATAGTTCAAGTGCAAAATTCACTATTTACTTGCCCTACACAACAATAACTAAAACAGTTAATGAAAACGACGGGTTTGGAATTGCTTATAAGCTAACTGATGGGGTATCATACTATCCATATGTTTTCGTTTTCTTGAAGGATTCAGTGGATAACAATTATGTCACAGTTGATATCTACGTTCCAAAATATGCTGCGACAAAGTTAGAAATAAAGAAGGCAACAGCAGAAGAAACTCCTACAGAAACTGTAGTTGAGCCAACAGAACTGGTATACAATGACATCTTGTATGTTGGAGAAATACTCACAATAAATTACAATTCAACAACCTACAAGCTCAGGCTTAATTCTATAGGATATTACTCAAGTTTGAGCCTCTTCGATAAGAACAACAAGCCGTTAGAGACCTTTACAGTGAGATCCGGAAGCAGTTATACAAGTAAAAAAGCACCAATTAGAGTTGAGATACCTCCGGATGGATTTGAGCTATATAACAGAACTCACATTAAAATTTATGCCCCAAGCGGTGCAGAGGTCCCGCCGATAATTAGAGAGGCCAAAATCAAAGTGGATTTAAGCACAAACGTTAAAGAAATGCTTCTCAACGGTGAAGAGCTAATAGTATTTGTGAATGTTGAAAACCAGGGGAGAGGTAAAGCCTTTGACGTAAAAGTAATTGCGCCCCTACCAAACAACTTTGAACTGAAAAGCGGAATTGGAACATGGTCGCTGAAAACTCTCGATTCATTTACAAAGATGCCTATCTTGGTGTATACCTTAAAGCCAACCCAAGTTGGTAAGTATGACCTTGGAAAGGTGAAAGTGGAGTACTACAATGAAGCTGGACAGAAGAAGATTGTAACTTCAAACGAGGTCAAGGGAATTGTGGTGTACTCAATTCCTGAGATTTCACTTTCAGCAGAAGCTTTCAACGGAACTTGGAGCAATTACATTACAACAGAAGAAAAGAGCATAAAGCTTAGATTCAAGATATCTGCCGCAAAAGGAAATCCTGAATTTGAATTTATAAAGAACGCAACTCTTCAAGTTATCTTACCAGACAGCATTGATGGAGAGACTACAATTAAAATTGGAGATATAAAAGCTGGAGAGGAGAAAATAGTTGAAGGACAATACATTATTCTCAAGCAAGCAGTTTCAATCATAGGGGCAAAGCTCAAATATCAAGACCCACTTGGCAATTGGCACGAGAAGTACTTTGGCAACTTAGTGATTGTTAATTCAATCCCACCAAAGGTTATTGTTAAAGAAAACATTGTTAAAGTGTATCCAAAACCAGAAGAACTTCCTGGTTATATAAAGAAGACTTTAAGTACCTTAAAAGACCCAATGCCGCTTGCACAGGCTATTGAGAATGTTACGGTAAACTATCTTCCAAAGAAACCCGATTACAGAACACCTCTAATAGTGACTCTGCTGATATTAGTTGTTGTTCTTGGAGCCATGACAGTAAACTACAAGAACAAGTATGAAATTGTTAAGGATAAGCTAGAGAGAAGAAAGAAGAGACCTGGAGGGCTTCCAAAAAAAGAGGAGGAAGAACAAGAAGTTAAGACTTCAGAAGTTGAAAAAGAGGAAGTTCTCTGA
- the pth2 gene encoding peptidyl-tRNA hydrolase Pth2: protein MFKYKQVMIIRQDLKLSKGKLAVQVAHGAVTAAFKAYKEKPEWFKAWFHEGQKKVVVKAQNEKELFELKAEAEKLGIPTALIRDAGLTEIPPGTITCLAIGPAPEELVDKVTGHLKLL, encoded by the coding sequence ATGTTCAAGTACAAGCAAGTTATGATCATTAGGCAAGATTTAAAGCTCAGCAAGGGAAAATTGGCAGTTCAAGTTGCCCATGGTGCAGTTACAGCAGCGTTTAAGGCATATAAGGAGAAACCAGAATGGTTCAAAGCATGGTTTCATGAAGGACAGAAAAAAGTAGTTGTAAAAGCTCAGAATGAAAAGGAGCTCTTTGAGTTAAAAGCGGAGGCAGAGAAGCTTGGAATACCAACTGCCCTTATCAGAGATGCCGGATTAACTGAAATTCCCCCTGGGACTATAACTTGCCTAGCAATTGGGCCTGCACCTGAAGAGCTTGTCGATAAAGTTACGGGACATTTAAAGCTGTTGTGA